A stretch of DNA from Myxococcota bacterium:
GTCGCGGGCCCTTCGCGGGTTTCGAGGCGAAGGGCGAGCTGGCGATCGCCGTCGATCATCTCGACCGCACGCAGCCGCGACCCTCGGACGTGGGCGCGCAGGTACTGGGCGAAGCGCGGCGTCCCGGGCGCTCCGCTCGGCATGTCGTCGGGCGCGCCCACCCGGGCGCCCTGCGGATCGCACGAGAGCCGCAGGAAGTGGCGGTTGCCGCCCTCGGCGCTTCCACCGTAGAGCTCCAGCGCAATGCTGGTCGGGTCGGGCTGGGACACGCCCTGAATGCGATGCCCTGCGGCGCCGCGCTGCAGGATCACGGCCGCTCGTTCCAGTTCGCGTAGGCTCAGCACGTCCTCACCTCTGACAGCGGGGACAGTAGTGCGTTCCGCGCTGCCCGAGCACGATCCGCTTGATCGGGGTCCCGCAGGTCGAACAGGGCTCGCCCTTGCGCGCGTAGACCCGACGCTCGCTCTGGTAGGCCCCGTCGCTGCCGTCCGGTGCGACGTAGTCGCTGATGCTGGACCCACCAGTCTCGATCGATCGCTGCAGCACGTGGCGCAGGCCATCGGCGATCGCGTCGCACTCCTTGCGGGTCACCCGGCCGGCCCGACGTCCGGGACGGACTCCCGCCAGGAAGAGACTCTCGTCGGCGTAGATGTTGCCGACACCGGCGAGCACCGCCTGGTCGAGGAGCAACGACTTGATCGCGACGGCCCGCTTGCGCGTGGCCGCGAACAGATGGGGACCATCGACCTCCAGTGCGTCGCGCCCCAGGCGCGCCAGACGCGGATGGGTCTCGCCCGGGGCGATCCAGGCCACCTTCCCGAATTTCCGGACGTCGCGGAAGTACACCTCGGGCCCGTCGTCGGCGAACTCGAAGCGCAAGTGCGTGTGGTCGTCCGGGTCGAAGCGCACCTGGTCCTCGGGAGCGAGGGCTGCGCGGCTCGTGGCCGACAACAGACGCAGGCTCGACGCACCGGCGGGAAAGAGCTGTCCGGTCATGCCCAGATGGAGCAGCAGGCTCG
This window harbors:
- the mutM gene encoding bifunctional DNA-formamidopyrimidine glycosylase/DNA-(apurinic or apyrimidinic site) lyase produces the protein MPELPEVEVTRRRIAPHLVGRQIARVRTTPPSYFFVTAPDRLRKRLTGRDVVALHRRGKYLLAELDDASSLLLHLGMTGQLFPAGASSLRLLSATSRAALAPEDQVRFDPDDHTHLRFEFADDGPEVYFRDVRKFGKVAWIAPGETHPRLARLGRDALEVDGPHLFAATRKRAVAIKSLLLDQAVLAGVGNIYADESLFLAGVRPGRRAGRVTRKECDAIADGLRHVLQRSIETGGSSISDYVAPDGSDGAYQSERRVYARKGEPCSTCGTPIKRIVLGQRGTHYCPRCQR